A stretch of DNA from Candidatus Zixiibacteriota bacterium:
CCGGCCCCGGTTCCTACTATAAAATACGGCGCGGCCAATTTAAGAAATAGCCCTTTAAACGGCGCAAAGGTTTTAAGAGAAAATTCGAGACGGTCTTCCAGCGGTATTTGTTTTGGCATTTTAATTATTGTGAAGGGAATCAAAGCCAGAAGCGAGAGAAGTACTCCGACCGCCAGGGAAAAGCGATGGGCCTGCACCGAATCATACGCTAAACTACCTGCCAGGAATTCAACCAAACCTCCGAATATAAACGATCCAATCACTCCGGCAATAACCGCGATCCCAAACGAAAGCGAAAACAAATACGGCCGTTCCCTCGGACCTGAATTCCTCATAAAAAAAGGAGCTGACGCGATGCGATAAAACGTCATAGCTGCGCCGGCGAAAAAGTACGCTACCTTTATGGCCCATAGTTGCTGCGCGTAAACCGTAATTAATCCGAAAATCACAAACAATATCGTAGATATCAATAGAATGGGCTTAAGGCGTACACGCGAGATAAGGAATGCTCCCGGAATCGAGATGCAAACCATTCCAAGAGCGCCGGATGAAAGGACGCTCCCGATATCGGCTTCTCCGAAGCCTCTCTCCCTCAAATACAGATTAAGCAAGAGCATCAGAGAAGAAAATGTCATGCTTATGAAAAATGATCCGAGAAGATATTTTCGGGCGTTTGGGGTCAGTTGCCGCAAATCCTGAAAATAATTTATAGTGCCCTTTTTAATTCTTGCTAACATCTTAAAATCTAAACTCAGAATTAAGTATCATATTCTCCTGAAAATATAAATTCGATAGGCCCTTTAATAGAGAGTTCATCCGATTTACTATCCCAGTAAACCCGCAAAATTCCAGCCTGGGAATGAACACTGACTTTTCGATCCGTAAATCCTCGCATGACCGAAATCGCCACGGCCGCGGCCGCTCCGGTTCCGGATGAATCGGTCGGGCCGACGCCTCGCTCAAAATCTCGAATATCAATATTTTTGTCGTCGATAACTTTGACAAAGCCAACATTGACACGATTGGGAAACATGGGATGAGATTCAAGCTCCGAGCCAATGGTTTGCCAATCGAAATCAAAATCATCGCAAAATAGAATTAAGTGAGGATTTCCCACCGAAACGGCTGAAGTAATATAGGCTCTATTGAAACAATGAATTGTCTGACTTATGAAGAATTTTTTATCGGATGCCACCGGTATTTTTTTTGTATTAAAATCAGGTACGCCCAAGGAAGCCGAGATAACTCGCTTTTGCTCATTACCCGCATATAGCTTAATTTGAGACTGCCCGGAACCGGTAATTAAATCCAGTGAGTTTCCGGATATAAGACCGGAATTTGTCAGATACATGGCAGCGATTCGCGAACCATTGCCTGACTTTTCGGCCCAGCTGCCATCGGCATTATAAATATCAACGCGATAAACCCCGGGTTCTCCTGATAATACTAATAAACCGTCGGCGCCGATCCCGTGTGTCGGATCACAAATATCCCTTGCCAAATTTTCGAATTTTCTGGATTTACCATGAACACAAATTTCATCTAAAACGATAAAGTTGTTCCCCAGGGCCTGATATTTTGAAAACGACTTTATCATATTCGCCAATAATAGTGATCAAAGTGCACTTTGCATACAAAAAAACCCGCCGGATAACGGGTTTTTTTACAAATCTAAGTTGCCGGGCTCTACAAATTATCTTTGATGATTTTGCCCAGACGTTTGATA
This window harbors:
- a CDS encoding MFS transporter → MLARIKKGTINYFQDLRQLTPNARKYLLGSFFISMTFSSLMLLLNLYLRERGFGEADIGSVLSSGALGMVCISIPGAFLISRVRLKPILLISTILFVIFGLITVYAQQLWAIKVAYFFAGAAMTFYRIASAPFFMRNSGPRERPYLFSLSFGIAVIAGVIGSFIFGGLVEFLAGSLAYDSVQAHRFSLAVGVLLSLLALIPFTIIKMPKQIPLEDRLEFSLKTFAPFKGLFLKLAAPYFIVGTGAGMIIPFLNIFFRDRFSQDPDEIGLFFGLAHLTMFIGVMAGPIMVKKIGMVRTMVYTQLLSIPFMLILAFSYYFPLVIAAFLIRGALMNLGHPIGNNFAMEMVPKSMHAIMNALLMFAWTSSWMISTKIGGMVIETHGYTQSLVIAVILYVISSVMYYMFFRKAEKFTLNGVTVKSEFKSTA
- the dapF gene encoding diaminopimelate epimerase; the protein is MIKSFSKYQALGNNFIVLDEICVHGKSRKFENLARDICDPTHGIGADGLLVLSGEPGVYRVDIYNADGSWAEKSGNGSRIAAMYLTNSGLISGNSLDLITGSGQSQIKLYAGNEQKRVISASLGVPDFNTKKIPVASDKKFFISQTIHCFNRAYITSAVSVGNPHLILFCDDFDFDWQTIGSELESHPMFPNRVNVGFVKVIDDKNIDIRDFERGVGPTDSSGTGAAAAVAISVMRGFTDRKVSVHSQAGILRVYWDSKSDELSIKGPIEFIFSGEYDT